ACCAGATGCGTCCGGGCGGATTTCTCCACCGCTATGCCGACGGCAAAAGCCGCCGCCAGCGCTATCGCGCCGATTGCGACGGCCAGTTTAAGCCGGAAATGCTCTTTAATCAGTTTTAACACGGTAGCCAACGTTTTTAACCGTAACGATGCGGGCGGCTTCTCGCCCCAGCTTGGCGCGCAGCCTGGCTATGTGCTGGTCCACGGTGTTGGTGTCCAGTTCCATGGAACGCTCGTAGCCCCAGACCTGCTCCATTATCTGGTCGCGGGTGAGGGCTTTGCCCCCCGCGCGAGCCAGGCAGCGCAGCAGCTCAAACTCCTTCGTGCTTAAAGCGGCGGTCCCGCCGGCGACGCGCACCTCGTATTTGTCAAAATCAATTTCAATATCCCCGGCCCTGAAAACCGGGCTCTCTTCCGGCGCGCGGCGGCGCAGCACGGCTTTGACGCGCGCCAGCAGCTCGCGCATGCTGAAAGGCTTGGACACATAATCGTCCGCGCCCAGCTCCAAACCCAGAACACGGTCCAGCTCTTCTTTTTTAGCGGTCAGCATTATCACGGGGGTGGAATGCTTTTGCCTTATGCGGCGGCAAACCTCCAACCCGTCCACTTTGGGCAGCATGACATCCAGCAGCACCAGGTCCGGCGGGCCGGCCTCATGCAGCTTCAGCGCGGTTTCGCCGTCCGCCGCAGCCGCGACGATATACCCCGCCTTCTCCAGATTGTAGCGGAGCGCGGCGGCTATGTTTTTCTCATCTTCCACGACAAGTATTTTCGCGGGCATGGTTATAGATAGTATGTTATAATTCCGTTACAAATGGCAACTCCGGCTATTACCGCCCGCGCGAAAAAGCTGCGGGACATTTATCTGGGCGCGGCCAGCTCCGCCGACAACGAATTCCCGTACTGGTACACCAGGCAATATTTTACGGACGACTGCGAAATCCCCGTCGTCCGCCGGGCCCGGGCGTTAAGGGCGGCGTTTTCCTCGCTGACGCCGGTCATCTATCCCGGCGAGCTTATAGTGATGCAGAAAGCCGCCTATTACCGCGGCTCTTTTCCGATGCCCTGGCTGTCGGAAGGCTATTACATGGCCCGCGAGGACGAGCTTTACCGCCAGGCGCTGGAGCGCGGCTCCTCCAGCGCGGACGAGCATTCCAGCTTCGGCTGCGGCGGCGGCAATTTCACGCAAAGCAGGGGAAAAGCCGTCTCCATCGCCGGCAAATTCGGCATGAGGCAGGAGGAGATTCCCGCCCTGCTGAAACTGGCGCGGCTGTGGCAGCACAAATCGGTGCAGGACATTTCCGCCCGCTACGAGCGCGCCGTGCCGGAAAGCGCGCTAAAAGACGAGCTTATGCGCGGCATAGTCTGTATGTTCGACTCCGGCTACACGCTGCCGCAGGGGCGCGAGGTCATTAACTACTATTATCCGCTGCAATACGGCTTTGACGGAATTATAAAAATCGCCTCCGAAAAAAAGGCCGCCTGCGCCGGCTGCGCCGGCGGCGACGGCATGGCCGGCATGAACCGCCTCTATAATTACGAGGCCGTGATACTGGCGGCTGAAGGGCTTCAAAACTGGATTCTCAATTACGCAAAAGAGGCGCGCAGGCTGGCCTCTTTTGAGAGCGATGAAAACCAAAAATCCGAGTATTGCGCGATAGCGGAGCGGCTGGAGCATATCGCCCATTATCCGCCGCGCGGC
This genomic interval from Elusimicrobiales bacterium contains the following:
- a CDS encoding response regulator transcription factor, yielding MPAKILVVEDEKNIAAALRYNLEKAGYIVAAAADGETALKLHEAGPPDLVLLDVMLPKVDGLEVCRRIRQKHSTPVIMLTAKKEELDRVLGLELGADDYVSKPFSMRELLARVKAVLRRRAPEESPVFRAGDIEIDFDKYEVRVAGGTAALSTKEFELLRCLARAGGKALTRDQIMEQVWGYERSMELDTNTVDQHIARLRAKLGREAARIVTVKNVGYRVKTD